From one Saprospiraceae bacterium genomic stretch:
- a CDS encoding formylglycine-generating enzyme family protein — MEIDDNLLSLMIMRFEFLFIGCILAISMHAQVRADAKDLKFKGIQLNGQSYSMTDRPLFSLILNDAYYESDNLPGQLEVKWSASGHHYSIVMTNISKDTLSLKNILPLAAQMDHVYITGLGDHPLSRTHLFVPGYNPVNVIVPDNVWNLGYASLKINDSVSMYTLTRRKSWDRAERKRFETILYPQGSVLYDYFVDTFSGVWQEGLRTCFQRQKLYDMDAFDDSMYHRTDLHWIQQSKMIHLLMAWDDRLYDRKKNKYVLNEFIAKAKLLYGGDDIIGIWPTWPALGMDQRNQWDLYRDLPGGIKGLSTLVDQAHQQKVKIFISYNPWDESTRKEDHLRGMADLVKNLDADGVILDTRGASSKELQEAVDKVKPGVIMYSEGMAVPKDMESIVAGRVHNALYYPPILNLNKLIKPDFGIFRVAEVYKEPIRREIHAALFNGYGIEFNVFRPGQPEGLDDQYRYLGKALRILREHSDNFSSPDWQPLFPSKQEGVLINFWPGITKDIYTVYNANSVGFSGVLMNVDTPVQGHFVDLWNHEEININPYQRSLSISLDPYPLKDQGTNNEGSVGVIARFDSVLKVKHIDGDHYAISSSSGSHILIWAGKPDYSKNPTRFMAGALTVNLHQLFPGWDDDFIVQSFDSLQLIDERIIKSPPASPYLISRPDRSRILGADQYMVLIPSDSFTWTTTHGDEFIPYPENGRGQHMKMKSFYMDKHPVTNAEYEVFLNQSKYKPIDKTNFLKHWVLGKIPNGLEQHPVVYVSHEDALAYCKWKGARLPTETEWQYAAQTSGLHSWPWGEDAGIRQIQSEVITETLTHTVFDTFDSTYANPGNGILDPVGKYPKGTNPFGLTDLVGSVWQMTADQYQSGSYRYLILKGGSYFKPTASWWYVQGGPQPLSWRQMWLKVSEGYERSSTVGFRCMRDMP; from the coding sequence ATGGAGATAGATGATAACTTATTATCTTTAATGATTATGCGATTTGAGTTTTTATTCATTGGGTGTATACTGGCTATTTCCATGCACGCACAAGTCCGGGCCGATGCTAAAGATTTAAAATTCAAAGGTATCCAGTTGAATGGTCAATCTTACAGCATGACCGATAGACCATTGTTTTCCTTAATCTTGAATGATGCATATTACGAATCGGATAATTTACCAGGCCAATTAGAGGTAAAATGGTCAGCATCCGGCCATCATTATTCCATAGTTATGACCAATATTTCGAAAGATACTTTGAGTCTGAAAAATATACTCCCCCTGGCTGCTCAAATGGATCATGTCTATATCACCGGGCTCGGCGATCATCCATTGTCCCGCACCCATTTGTTTGTCCCTGGTTATAATCCGGTTAATGTAATCGTACCGGACAATGTCTGGAACCTCGGATATGCTTCTTTGAAGATCAATGACTCAGTGAGTATGTATACATTGACCCGAAGAAAATCGTGGGACCGGGCGGAACGAAAAAGATTCGAGACTATATTGTACCCACAGGGCTCAGTATTATACGATTATTTTGTTGATACTTTTTCAGGCGTTTGGCAGGAAGGCTTGCGAACATGTTTTCAAAGGCAGAAACTATATGATATGGATGCATTTGATGATTCGATGTACCACCGTACTGATCTGCATTGGATCCAACAATCAAAAATGATACACCTCCTCATGGCCTGGGATGATAGATTGTATGACAGGAAAAAGAATAAATACGTGTTGAATGAATTTATTGCAAAAGCAAAATTATTATATGGCGGTGATGACATCATAGGTATCTGGCCCACCTGGCCTGCATTGGGTATGGATCAGCGTAATCAATGGGACCTGTACCGGGACCTGCCTGGAGGAATAAAAGGATTAAGCACCCTGGTCGATCAGGCACATCAGCAAAAAGTAAAAATATTTATCTCCTACAATCCCTGGGATGAAAGCACCAGGAAAGAAGATCATCTGCGGGGTATGGCAGACCTGGTCAAAAATCTGGACGCGGATGGAGTGATTCTCGATACCCGAGGTGCCAGCAGTAAAGAATTGCAGGAGGCTGTCGATAAAGTCAAACCAGGAGTGATCATGTATAGCGAAGGTATGGCCGTTCCAAAAGATATGGAGTCTATCGTCGCGGGTAGAGTGCACAATGCTTTGTATTATCCTCCTATTTTGAATTTAAACAAATTGATCAAACCTGACTTTGGCATTTTTAGAGTAGCCGAAGTATATAAAGAACCTATTCGCCGGGAGATCCATGCTGCGTTATTCAATGGGTATGGTATTGAGTTTAATGTATTTCGCCCCGGCCAACCTGAAGGTCTGGATGATCAATATCGATATCTCGGTAAAGCTCTGCGTATTTTGAGAGAACACAGTGACAACTTTTCTTCTCCGGATTGGCAACCACTTTTTCCATCAAAACAAGAAGGGGTGTTGATCAATTTTTGGCCTGGTATCACTAAAGATATTTATACCGTATACAATGCCAATTCAGTTGGTTTTAGTGGAGTCCTCATGAATGTGGACACACCCGTTCAGGGTCATTTTGTCGATCTGTGGAATCATGAAGAAATCAATATCAATCCGTATCAGCGATCATTATCCATTTCCCTGGACCCTTATCCTCTGAAAGATCAGGGCACTAACAATGAAGGTTCAGTGGGTGTGATCGCCCGATTTGATTCAGTGCTGAAGGTAAAGCATATTGATGGTGATCATTATGCCATTTCTTCAAGCTCAGGTTCCCATATTTTGATTTGGGCAGGTAAGCCGGATTATTCAAAAAATCCCACCAGGTTTATGGCCGGAGCGTTAACTGTAAATCTTCATCAATTATTTCCCGGCTGGGACGATGATTTTATTGTGCAATCCTTTGATAGCCTTCAATTGATCGATGAAAGGATTATTAAATCACCACCGGCTTCTCCATACTTGATTTCCAGGCCGGATCGATCACGTATTTTAGGCGCAGATCAGTATATGGTACTGATTCCATCGGACAGTTTTACATGGACTACGACACATGGTGATGAATTTATTCCTTATCCTGAGAATGGTCGTGGTCAACACATGAAGATGAAATCATTCTATATGGACAAGCATCCCGTCACTAATGCAGAATATGAAGTTTTCCTGAATCAGTCAAAGTATAAGCCAATAGATAAAACTAATTTTTTAAAGCATTGGGTCCTTGGAAAAATACCAAATGGTTTAGAGCAGCATCCTGTGGTCTATGTCAGTCATGAAGACGCCTTGGCGTATTGTAAATGGAAGGGGGCTAGATTGCCCACGGAGACAGAGTGGCAATACGCTGCTCAGACTTCGGGACTACATTCATGGCCCTGGGGAGAAGACGCGGGTATCCGGCAAATTCAATCAGAAGTTATCACAGAGACCCTGACACATACGGTATTTGATACTTTCGATTCTACTTATGCCAATCCGGGTAATGGTATTTTGGATCCTGTCGGTAAATACCCAAAAGGTACTAATCCGTTTGGTTTGACTGACCTGGTTGGCTCAGTCTGGCAGATGACCGCTGATCAATATCAGTCCGGCAGTTATAGATACCTTATTTTAAAAGGAGGGTCTTATTTTAAACCGACTGCCAGTTGGTGGTATGTACAAGGTGGTCCGCAACCCTTGAGCTGGCGTCAAATGTGGTTGAAAGTCAGCGAGGGGTATGAACGAAGTAGTACAGTGGGGTTTAGATGTATGAGGGATATGCCATGA
- a CDS encoding glycoside hydrolase family 3 C-terminal domain-containing protein, translating to MKICLTFFGLWIMHLSLYGQSKSVVSIQPILGHRSVALISQDGFTFKDLNKNGTLDLYEDWRLSHDVRAKDLITKMSISDKVGFMLISTARLKNDGSFGASANRDPITSDFNEEDQVQSVNMFTKKPLPVPMTMAAGTTKGVTQSHLRHFIFRANVSARMTAEWANKIQALCESDGLGIPAIIASNPRNHITKDASIGLSVGTTVFSTWPGELGLSAMHDLPLVREFADIARQEWAAVGLRKGYMYMADLATEPRWQRVEGTFGEDSKWVAKMMTEVVCGFQGKKLGATSVALTTKHFPGGGAAEGGQDAHFDWGKNESFIGGMLQNNLIPFKAAIKAGTSAIMPYYSIPVHTPYERVAYAYNKGIIQDLLKKQLGFKGIINSDTGPIEMMPWGVENLSIRERYKKSLENGINLYSGSADPTEFLQTVESGMVDIKYVDQSVYLLLLEKFKLGLFENPYVDEDAAEKIVGNASFQAKADLAMRKSIVLLRNDRHLLPLKPKTKVYFESYFEKRGATSPTNIYQPKINTSSLEFVSEPAAADVIVCWITPGSKSLFEADGSAIYLSLSKNGVNIDHINQLASGKPTILAINYTNPWVIDEIYNDSTKKNIPGVIATFGTTLDAVIDIISGKFNPSGKMPFSTPSSESAAQNQLPDVPGYKEKKGYALFNLNEGLKY from the coding sequence ATGAAAATTTGCTTAACCTTTTTCGGCCTTTGGATTATGCATTTGTCATTATATGGACAGTCTAAATCAGTTGTATCTATACAGCCCATACTTGGTCATCGATCCGTCGCCTTGATATCTCAAGATGGGTTCACCTTTAAAGACTTGAATAAGAATGGAACTTTAGACCTATATGAAGATTGGAGACTTTCTCATGATGTCCGGGCAAAAGACCTTATTACCAAGATGAGTATTTCTGACAAAGTGGGTTTTATGTTGATCAGTACCGCCCGTCTAAAAAATGATGGGTCCTTTGGAGCATCAGCCAACAGGGATCCGATCACCAGTGATTTTAATGAAGAAGATCAGGTCCAAAGTGTGAATATGTTTACTAAAAAACCACTCCCTGTACCTATGACGATGGCAGCCGGGACGACCAAAGGGGTCACTCAATCCCATTTGCGCCATTTTATCTTTAGAGCCAATGTCAGTGCCCGTATGACAGCAGAATGGGCGAATAAAATCCAGGCACTCTGTGAGTCTGATGGTCTTGGGATTCCGGCCATCATTGCTTCAAATCCACGCAACCACATCACCAAAGACGCCTCCATAGGGTTGAGTGTTGGCACCACAGTGTTTTCTACCTGGCCTGGAGAGCTTGGGCTTTCTGCCATGCATGATCTGCCCCTTGTCAGAGAATTTGCAGATATTGCCCGACAAGAATGGGCTGCAGTAGGTTTGCGCAAAGGGTATATGTATATGGCTGACCTGGCTACGGAGCCCAGATGGCAGCGGGTAGAAGGTACCTTTGGAGAAGATTCAAAATGGGTCGCCAAAATGATGACAGAGGTAGTCTGCGGATTTCAGGGCAAAAAATTAGGAGCGACTTCGGTTGCCTTGACCACCAAACATTTTCCGGGTGGCGGCGCAGCTGAAGGAGGCCAGGACGCACACTTTGATTGGGGTAAAAACGAAAGTTTTATTGGTGGTATGCTGCAGAATAATCTGATACCATTTAAAGCTGCTATCAAGGCAGGTACTTCGGCCATCATGCCTTATTATTCCATTCCCGTACATACTCCTTATGAGCGGGTTGCTTATGCATACAATAAGGGAATTATCCAGGATCTTTTAAAAAAACAACTCGGATTCAAAGGGATTATCAATTCTGATACGGGACCGATTGAGATGATGCCATGGGGTGTCGAAAACTTAAGCATCAGAGAACGGTATAAAAAATCTTTGGAGAATGGGATCAATCTATATTCAGGATCTGCAGACCCGACAGAGTTTCTTCAAACAGTGGAGAGTGGCATGGTGGATATCAAATATGTCGATCAATCAGTCTATTTATTGCTTTTAGAAAAATTTAAATTGGGACTTTTTGAGAATCCATATGTCGACGAAGATGCTGCAGAAAAAATTGTTGGAAATGCATCGTTTCAGGCTAAAGCAGATCTTGCGATGCGTAAATCTATTGTATTGCTACGCAATGATCGCCATCTCCTGCCTTTGAAGCCCAAAACCAAAGTTTATTTTGAATCTTATTTCGAAAAAAGAGGTGCCACCAGCCCCACCAATATCTATCAGCCAAAGATTAATACTTCATCTTTAGAGTTTGTATCGGAGCCTGCCGCAGCCGATGTCATTGTTTGCTGGATCACCCCTGGCTCCAAATCCTTATTCGAAGCGGATGGGTCTGCCATCTACCTGTCGTTATCTAAAAACGGAGTCAATATCGATCATATCAACCAGCTGGCTTCCGGCAAACCAACTATCCTGGCCATCAACTATACTAATCCCTGGGTGATTGATGAAATATACAATGACAGCACCAAAAAAAATATACCGGGTGTGATTGCGACATTTGGTACCACGCTGGATGCAGTGATAGATATTATCTCTGGTAAGTTTAACCCCTCTGGCAAGATGCCGTTTAGTACGCCGAGTTCAGAATCTGCAGCTCAAAATCAATTACCCGATGTGCCGGGGTACAAAGAAAAAAAAGGTTATGCCTTGTTTAATCTGAATGAAGGACTGAAGTATTAA
- the uvrB gene encoding excinuclease ABC subunit UvrB, translating into MESLSFLNLTRIFATVPFKLTSKYSPTGDQPEAIRQLVRGVKENERAQVLLGVTGSGKTFTIANVIQEIQKPTLILSHNKTLTAQLYGEFKDFFPDNAVEYFVSYYDYYQPEAYISVTDTFIEKDLSVNEEIDKLRLRATSTLLSGRRDIVLVASVSCIYGMGNPEDYKGGIIRIEKGKRISRNSFLHSLVESLYSRADIDFKRGKFRVRGDTVDISLPYVDYGYRVIFFGDEIESIEQIELETGKRIEAMDNAAIFPANLYVAPRERLKYIIREIEDELHEHEKFFQAEGRYQEAKRIHERVNFDLEMIRELGYCSGVENYSRFFDGRPQGTRPFCLLDYFPEDYLMVIDESHATIPQVRGMWGGDRARKLNLVNFGFRLPSAIDNRPLNFDEFEGLVNQVIYVSATPGDFELEQTMGSVVEQIVRPTGLLDPPIEVRPSLNQIDDLMDEIGKRIKLGERTLITTLTKRMAEELSKYLARLNINAKYIHSEVLTMDRVEILRDLRLGNFDVLVGVNLLREGLDLPEVSLVAILDADKEGFLRNARSLTQTAGRAARNINGRVIFYADKITDSMQRTIDETERRRAKQIAYNEENNILPRTLAKSKEEIMSQRSILDFRAVPKAYIEPEDRGLMAADPVVEYLGRDQIEKLIAETEKKMKAAAKDLDFITAAQLRDEMLALKKKI; encoded by the coding sequence ATGGAGTCTCTGAGCTTTCTTAATTTAACTCGTATTTTTGCAACCGTGCCATTCAAACTCACCTCCAAATATTCCCCCACCGGTGACCAGCCAGAAGCAATCCGACAACTGGTGCGCGGCGTCAAAGAAAACGAAAGAGCTCAGGTACTACTGGGTGTCACCGGTAGCGGCAAAACTTTTACTATAGCCAATGTAATCCAGGAGATCCAAAAACCTACCCTTATACTTTCACACAACAAGACCCTGACTGCCCAATTGTATGGAGAGTTTAAAGATTTTTTCCCCGACAATGCAGTAGAATACTTCGTATCCTATTATGATTATTACCAACCGGAAGCCTATATCAGTGTCACCGATACTTTTATCGAGAAAGACCTCAGTGTCAATGAAGAGATAGACAAACTGAGGTTGAGAGCTACTTCCACCTTGCTCTCCGGTAGGCGGGATATCGTATTGGTAGCATCCGTTTCCTGTATTTACGGTATGGGCAATCCTGAGGATTATAAAGGAGGTATCATCCGAATAGAGAAAGGTAAACGCATCTCGCGAAATTCTTTTTTGCATTCCCTCGTAGAAAGCCTTTATTCCCGTGCAGACATAGACTTTAAACGAGGTAAGTTTAGAGTGCGTGGTGATACGGTCGATATCAGCCTTCCTTATGTGGATTATGGGTATCGGGTCATCTTTTTTGGGGATGAAATCGAATCTATCGAACAGATCGAACTCGAGACCGGCAAACGGATAGAGGCCATGGACAATGCAGCCATTTTTCCCGCCAATCTATATGTCGCTCCCCGCGAGCGACTCAAATACATTATTCGTGAAATCGAAGACGAACTCCACGAACATGAAAAGTTTTTCCAGGCTGAAGGCAGATACCAGGAAGCTAAACGCATCCATGAACGTGTCAATTTCGACCTTGAAATGATCCGCGAGCTGGGTTATTGCAGTGGGGTGGAAAACTATTCACGGTTTTTTGATGGCAGGCCTCAGGGCACCAGGCCATTTTGCCTCCTGGATTATTTTCCCGAAGATTATCTGATGGTGATCGACGAAAGCCATGCGACCATTCCCCAGGTTAGAGGAATGTGGGGTGGAGATCGTGCTCGCAAACTCAATCTGGTCAATTTTGGCTTCCGACTCCCATCTGCTATTGATAACCGACCTCTCAATTTTGATGAATTTGAAGGCCTCGTCAATCAAGTTATCTATGTCAGTGCTACCCCCGGCGATTTTGAACTGGAGCAGACCATGGGCTCCGTCGTAGAGCAGATCGTGAGACCTACAGGTTTACTTGATCCTCCGATTGAGGTCAGGCCTAGTCTCAATCAAATTGATGACCTGATGGATGAAATCGGCAAAAGAATCAAACTGGGGGAAAGGACCCTGATTACCACACTGACCAAACGCATGGCAGAAGAACTCAGCAAATACCTGGCACGACTCAATATCAATGCTAAGTATATTCACTCAGAAGTGCTGACCATGGATAGGGTAGAGATCCTGCGAGATTTGCGACTGGGCAATTTTGATGTCCTGGTGGGGGTCAATTTATTGCGGGAAGGGCTCGATCTGCCTGAAGTATCCCTGGTAGCTATCCTCGATGCAGACAAAGAGGGGTTTTTACGGAATGCGCGATCACTGACTCAAACCGCAGGTCGTGCTGCTCGTAATATCAATGGTCGCGTCATATTTTATGCAGATAAAATCACAGATTCCATGCAGCGTACCATCGACGAGACTGAACGAAGGCGTGCCAAACAAATAGCCTATAACGAAGAGAATAATATTCTTCCACGCACGCTCGCCAAATCCAAAGAAGAGATCATGTCACAACGATCTATCCTGGATTTCCGGGCAGTCCCCAAAGCCTATATCGAGCCCGAAGATCGTGGACTGATGGCAGCAGACCCTGTGGTTGAATATCTTGGTCGGGATCAAATAGAAAAATTGATAGCTGAAACAGAGAAGAAAATGAAAGCTGCCGCTAAAGACCTGGACTTCATCACGGCAGCCCAGCTCAGGGATGAGATGCTGGCTTTAAAGAAAAAGATATAG
- a CDS encoding N-acetylmuramoyl-L-alanine amidase, whose product MSNRYSKLPGIESDFKMQNKPKLIPFDYSKGIERVQGLFYKPPTADYYYTDLHPKKRVVIHFTAGNLRGDMGQLSMDHYHVSVPFVIARDGTIYQFFYTKYWSHHLGMTSGNPGKIYDKQSIAIELSNYGWLTLRDGMLETAYSRQKINGKENPADIYCSLDDTDAYVELDLPFREKKYFAAHTPVQVESLTVLIRYLTALYDIPRAFLPETDRYNFAAASRDIPGINSHINYRASGKWDIGMAFDWDTLIDGVQADEFLPVLHPINTTRAAGARAMPESELATSHVTGTIYDPKKKTKIRAYNPFQWE is encoded by the coding sequence ATGAGCAATCGATATTCAAAACTCCCAGGCATTGAGTCTGATTTTAAAATGCAGAATAAGCCCAAACTCATCCCATTTGACTATTCTAAGGGCATAGAAAGAGTGCAAGGTTTGTTTTATAAACCACCCACCGCGGACTATTATTATACGGATCTTCATCCTAAAAAAAGAGTAGTCATCCATTTTACTGCCGGCAATCTTAGAGGGGATATGGGCCAACTCTCTATGGATCACTATCATGTCTCGGTGCCTTTTGTCATAGCCCGCGATGGCACCATTTATCAATTTTTTTACACCAAATATTGGTCCCATCATTTGGGCATGACCTCCGGCAACCCCGGTAAAATATATGACAAACAATCCATTGCCATCGAACTATCCAATTATGGTTGGCTGACGCTAAGGGACGGTATGCTGGAGACTGCATATTCAAGACAAAAGATCAATGGCAAAGAAAATCCGGCCGACATCTACTGCAGCCTCGATGACACGGATGCTTACGTAGAGTTAGATCTGCCGTTCAGAGAGAAAAAATATTTTGCGGCGCATACGCCCGTGCAGGTAGAAAGTCTGACGGTGCTGATACGATATCTCACTGCGCTATATGATATACCGAGGGCTTTTTTACCAGAAACGGACAGGTATAATTTTGCGGCTGCCAGCCGTGATATCCCCGGAATCAATAGTCATATCAATTATAGAGCCAGTGGCAAGTGGGATATCGGCATGGCTTTTGACTGGGACACCCTGATAGATGGAGTCCAGGCCGATGAGTTTTTGCCAGTCCTGCACCCGATCAATACGACCAGGGCAGCAGGGGCCCGTGCAATGCCCGAATCAGAACTAGCCACCAGTCATGTCACCGGCACTATTTACGACCCAAAAAAGAAAACTAAAATCAGAGCCTACAACCCATTTCAGTGGGAATAA
- a CDS encoding DUF2961 domain-containing protein, whose protein sequence is MKSFLSSLLLVLMACGIHDHNSNQSHPIYQYDEHSATRWFSFENPTGQPGAGAKENNGAKGHPCDDIPAHTSVDLMNYKGTGIIRRIWLTINDRSAYMLRGLVINMYWDGAEKPAVSAPIGDFFGQGFERRLAFENELFSSGEGRSFVSFISMPFKVGARIEIINDTDKDLDMIFYDIDMQAMDRWDPDNLYFHGYWHRDTATILAHDFEILPKIRGRGRYLGTNISVIDNPIYEDAWWGEGEVKMYLDGDISDPTIVGTGTEDYISTAWGQGVFQNKYSGCLVGDDSLRHWAFYRYHIPDPVFFHQDIKVDIQQIGGNSKEKVQSLLNKKLPLIPITLHHAPAFIHLYHADSIADLTDTALPEGWVNFYRIDDVAAMAYFYLNQSTNELPPLQPLAIRTKN, encoded by the coding sequence ATGAAATCATTTTTATCCTCCCTCCTTTTAGTTTTGATGGCTTGTGGTATACATGACCACAATAGCAACCAGAGCCATCCCATCTATCAGTATGACGAACACAGCGCCACCCGATGGTTCTCTTTCGAAAATCCGACTGGCCAGCCTGGAGCAGGTGCAAAAGAAAATAATGGTGCCAAAGGCCACCCTTGTGATGACATACCGGCGCACACCTCAGTCGACCTGATGAATTATAAAGGTACCGGGATCATCCGGCGGATCTGGCTTACCATAAATGATCGTTCAGCTTATATGCTTCGTGGCCTGGTGATCAATATGTATTGGGATGGTGCAGAAAAGCCTGCTGTGTCAGCCCCCATAGGAGATTTTTTTGGCCAGGGATTCGAGCGAAGACTTGCCTTTGAAAACGAGTTGTTTTCTTCCGGAGAAGGGAGATCTTTTGTATCGTTTATTTCCATGCCTTTTAAGGTTGGAGCAAGAATAGAAATCATAAACGACACCGACAAGGATCTCGATATGATCTTTTATGATATAGATATGCAGGCTATGGATCGATGGGATCCCGACAATTTATATTTTCATGGCTACTGGCATAGAGATACAGCAACCATCCTGGCTCATGACTTTGAGATATTGCCAAAGATCCGGGGTCGAGGCAGATATCTGGGCACCAATATCAGCGTCATCGACAATCCGATCTACGAAGATGCCTGGTGGGGAGAAGGTGAGGTCAAAATGTACCTGGATGGGGATATCAGTGACCCTACTATAGTGGGCACAGGGACCGAGGATTATATCAGTACAGCCTGGGGTCAGGGAGTCTTTCAAAATAAGTATTCGGGTTGTCTGGTTGGCGATGACAGTTTGCGGCATTGGGCTTTTTATAGATATCATATCCCCGATCCGGTCTTTTTTCATCAGGATATTAAAGTGGATATCCAACAGATCGGAGGCAATTCCAAAGAAAAAGTACAATCATTGTTAAATAAAAAGTTGCCCCTGATCCCCATCACGCTACACCATGCTCCTGCTTTCATTCATCTGTATCATGCGGACAGTATAGCTGATCTTACAGATACAGCTTTACCAGAAGGCTGGGTCAATTTCTATCGCATAGATGATGTAGCCGCCATGGCCTATTTTTATCTAAACCAGAGCACCAATGAATTGCCTCCCTTACAACCTCTGGCAATCCGCACCAAAAATTAA